Proteins from a genomic interval of Amphiura filiformis chromosome 9, Afil_fr2py, whole genome shotgun sequence:
- the LOC140160231 gene encoding putative defense protein 3 has product MSALKFTIISVSLTLVSFTLSVHSLSSGAPLKVCTSLTPGHWWNHTTPIEPRQDEPPYTIAVNTSMVGQGDPIEVTIYGELFQGFLLQARVKDTTTPIGQFTLIPYLLQPRDCNATSDSVTHKDPRDKPNGTTLTWTAPSHKFGDFYFIATVAKNHDAFWVGIKSDTLEYTDGEETTTPGKPTTEPEPTTQSATWIVPSLSAMMSLLIAAFVIYY; this is encoded by the exons ATGTCAGCCCTAAAGTTTACGATTATATCAGTTTCTCTTACACTAGTATCCTTCACGCTATCCGTGCACAGTTTAAGTTCTGGAGCACCATTGAAGGTATGTACGAGTTTAACGCCCGGCCATTGGTGGAATCACACAACCCCTATTGAACCACGACAAGATGAACCACCATACACTATAGCGGTCAACACATCTATGGTGGGACAAGGAGATCCGATTGAGG TAACGATCTATGGCGAACTCTTCCAAGGTTTTCTTCTCCAAGCTCGAGTAAAAGACACCACAACTCCGATTGGTCAGTTTACGTTAATCCCATATTTGCTGCAACCTCGTGATTGTAATGCTACTAGCGATAGTGTGACACATAAAGACCCAAGAGATAAACCTAATGGCACAACATTGACGTGGACAGCACCGAGTCACAAATTTGGCGATTTTTATTTCAT AGCCACAGTGGCCAAGAACCATGATGCATTTTGGGTAGGAATAAAATCAGATACATTGGAATACACAGATGGAG AGGAGACCACAACTCCCGGAA AACCCACAACAGAACCTGAACCAACCACACAAAGTG ccacCTGGATTGTACCAAGTCTTTCAGCGATGATGAGTCTCCTTATAGCCGCCTTTGTTATTTATTACTAA